From Marivirga harenae, one genomic window encodes:
- a CDS encoding CHAT domain-containing protein, protein MKKRSFLLLTLLFCFLTTLSAQNNHSDLNSKLETAFNEEDYQLIINNENKILQHKNQYSDSISAELLYFLGDSYLVYDSLNKALEIMQMELEIRKQLPNADPVLIADIYNNLSYYQQLNNQIKLAKSNISKAGELYEENLGTDNIAYVESKIKLAQLQGLLDEHRKAIDIYEKLLKNDFAKDRYFQIINKELGLSYFDLGYYTKSEDILKENLLFVKDNFGKESIEYVDGLVTLAIPYYSRSNYSESELLYNKALEALSKISADKILEDNIKNNLAVLYWKIGLHNEAINIFEEIISDEKSLENASKLSNYAQNLLVTHQKEKAIEHFSKALTIIKDILGTDSELYIRVQKEKALALKENKALHEYYELMNQSFVTSKQVLEKSNPEYSKYELNWGVANFRINNIDKAEQHVKSAHKLRSKYLSEKHPLYAETSKELAELSWYKNNPKKAKEYFKETFNNYFAQIEAYFPALSEQQKANFYTNTLRSTFEEFNSFAIAYHKNDPELLGDMYDYQLATKGLIMYATAKARKNILNSDNQELKEKYQKWIATKELISQLYSMSEEEVQQQELKLDSLIEGSNELEKELSRASSDFSDAYAAKSYNWKDVQMKLKDNEAAIEMIRFREFTPDSSGLFNDKVNYAALLIDKNSKSPKLILFENGLELENRYIKNYRNAIRYKVKDKYSYDFYWKPIAEQTQKYEKVYFSPDGIYNQISINALYNTNTEKHVLEEQNIQLLTNTKDLIAYRERTPDSNMASAPALFGFPNYNKGMRESAEGGENVASDIVENASLNRGLRGSLQRYIRGNSLVTSLPGTKDEVNKIQSIYRDSKYSEPNTYLENQADENQLKRVKNPRVLHVATHGFFLEDNETSNTDEEDKYSENPLLKSGLIMAGANSFIATGLNEEVSQDGILTAYEAMNLDLNHTELVVLSACETGLGELKNGEGVYGLRRAFQVAGANAIIMSLWSVDDEATQELMTAFYANWISGKDKLTAFNEAQKTIKEKYESPFYWGAFVMVGE, encoded by the coding sequence ATGAAAAAACGTTCATTTCTACTTTTAACTCTTTTATTTTGTTTTTTAACCACATTAAGTGCCCAAAATAATCATTCCGATCTCAACAGTAAGTTGGAGACCGCTTTTAATGAGGAGGATTACCAATTAATTATAAACAATGAAAATAAAATTCTCCAGCATAAAAATCAATATTCAGATTCCATCTCCGCTGAATTACTATACTTTCTTGGAGATTCATATTTAGTATATGACAGCTTAAATAAAGCATTGGAAATAATGCAAATGGAATTAGAAATAAGAAAACAACTTCCGAACGCAGATCCTGTATTAATTGCTGATATCTACAACAATTTATCATACTACCAACAACTAAACAATCAAATAAAATTAGCAAAATCAAATATTTCGAAAGCGGGGGAATTGTACGAAGAAAACCTAGGAACAGATAACATTGCCTATGTAGAAAGCAAAATCAAACTCGCTCAATTACAAGGGCTATTGGATGAGCACCGCAAAGCAATTGACATCTATGAAAAATTACTAAAGAATGATTTTGCCAAGGATAGATATTTTCAAATTATAAATAAAGAGTTGGGCTTATCTTATTTTGATTTAGGGTACTACACAAAATCTGAAGATATTTTAAAAGAAAATCTTCTGTTCGTAAAAGACAATTTCGGAAAAGAAAGCATCGAATATGTGGATGGTTTAGTAACATTAGCTATTCCCTATTATTCTCGTTCCAATTACTCGGAATCCGAATTGCTATATAACAAGGCGTTAGAAGCATTATCTAAAATTTCAGCCGATAAAATATTGGAGGATAATATAAAAAACAACTTAGCGGTACTGTATTGGAAAATCGGCCTCCATAACGAAGCTATCAATATATTTGAGGAAATAATTAGTGACGAAAAATCTCTAGAAAACGCTAGTAAACTAAGTAATTATGCACAAAATCTGCTTGTAACACACCAAAAAGAAAAAGCCATTGAACATTTCTCTAAAGCTCTGACCATTATAAAAGATATATTGGGTACAGATAGTGAATTGTACATCCGAGTGCAAAAAGAAAAAGCATTAGCCCTTAAAGAGAATAAAGCCCTCCACGAATATTATGAATTAATGAATCAAAGTTTCGTCACTTCAAAACAAGTATTAGAAAAAAGTAATCCAGAATATTCTAAATATGAATTGAACTGGGGTGTTGCAAATTTTAGAATTAATAATATTGATAAAGCGGAGCAGCATGTCAAATCTGCACACAAATTACGCTCGAAATACCTTAGCGAAAAACACCCTTTATATGCCGAAACAAGCAAAGAATTAGCTGAACTATCTTGGTATAAAAACAATCCTAAAAAAGCAAAAGAGTACTTCAAAGAGACTTTTAATAACTATTTTGCTCAGATTGAGGCCTATTTTCCAGCTTTAAGCGAGCAACAAAAAGCCAATTTTTATACTAATACGCTTAGGTCAACATTTGAAGAATTTAATTCATTTGCCATTGCCTATCACAAAAATGATCCCGAATTATTAGGAGATATGTATGATTATCAATTAGCTACTAAGGGCTTAATCATGTATGCAACAGCTAAAGCAAGAAAAAACATCTTAAATAGCGATAATCAAGAGTTAAAAGAAAAATATCAAAAATGGATTGCTACAAAGGAGCTTATTTCCCAATTGTATTCAATGTCGGAGGAGGAAGTTCAACAGCAAGAATTAAAGTTAGATTCACTCATTGAGGGCTCAAATGAACTAGAGAAGGAACTGAGTCGCGCTTCAAGTGATTTCTCTGATGCATATGCAGCCAAAAGCTACAACTGGAAAGATGTCCAGATGAAATTAAAGGATAATGAAGCAGCAATTGAAATGATCAGATTTAGGGAATTCACACCTGATAGTAGTGGACTCTTTAATGACAAGGTCAATTATGCTGCCTTACTTATTGATAAAAATTCCAAAAGTCCAAAATTAATCCTGTTTGAAAATGGATTAGAACTGGAGAATAGATACATCAAAAATTACAGAAATGCCATCCGATATAAGGTTAAAGACAAATATAGTTATGATTTTTATTGGAAGCCCATTGCAGAACAAACTCAAAAATATGAAAAAGTTTACTTTTCCCCTGACGGTATCTATAATCAAATAAGTATAAACGCATTGTATAATACCAATACTGAAAAACATGTTTTAGAAGAGCAAAATATTCAGTTATTAACCAATACTAAAGATTTAATCGCATATAGAGAAAGAACCCCTGACTCAAATATGGCATCTGCCCCTGCTCTATTTGGTTTTCCAAATTATAATAAAGGCATGCGTGAATCTGCAGAAGGCGGTGAAAATGTCGCCAGCGATATTGTAGAAAATGCAAGTCTAAACAGAGGACTGAGAGGCAGTTTGCAAAGATACATAAGAGGAAATTCATTGGTAACCTCCTTGCCAGGCACAAAAGATGAAGTAAATAAAATTCAATCTATTTATAGAGATAGTAAATATTCCGAACCTAATACCTACTTGGAAAATCAGGCTGACGAAAATCAATTGAAGCGTGTCAAAAACCCACGAGTTCTACATGTTGCTACTCATGGCTTCTTCCTGGAAGATAATGAAACCAGTAATACTGATGAGGAAGATAAATACAGCGAAAATCCTCTTTTAAAATCGGGCTTAATAATGGCTGGTGCAAATTCTTTCATTGCTACTGGTTTAAACGAAGAAGTGAGTCAAGATGGAATATTAACCGCCTATGAAGCTATGAATTTGGATTTAAACCATACTGAACTTGTAGTTCTTTCTGCATGCGAAACAGGACTTGGCGAATTAAAAAATGGAGAAGGCGTTTATGGTTTGAGAAGGGCTTTTCAAGTGGCTGGTGCTAATGCAATAATTATGAGCTTATGGTCGGTAGATGATGAGGCAACCCAAGAACTGATGACCGCTTTCTATGCAAATTGGATTAGTGGAAAAGATAAACTGACCGCTTTTAACGAGGCTCAAAAAACAATAAAAGAAAAATATGAATCTCCATTCTATTGGGGTGCTTTTGTAATGGTAGGAGAATAA